In the Quercus lobata isolate SW786 chromosome 5, ValleyOak3.0 Primary Assembly, whole genome shotgun sequence genome, one interval contains:
- the LOC115991107 gene encoding uncharacterized protein LOC115991107, translating into MASPDSSNQSDPVNNQSNPINNESIPKNPYFLSASENLGSVLVTQPLLGMRNYHSWSRAMILALTAKKKIGFINGRIPMPDLESPLYEDWQSCNTMVLSWLINSMHVDVSSNIIYCETTRDMWLELKNLFSQGNGPKIYNLQKEISHITQNQLSVTEYFSKFKRL; encoded by the coding sequence ATGGCGTCCCCTGATTCAAGCAACCAATCTGATCCAGTCAACAACCAATCAAATCCGATCAACAATGAATCAATTCCTAAGAATCCATATTTTCTCAGTGCAAGTGAGAATCTAGGAAGCGTTTTAGTGACACAACCACTACTTGGGATGCGAAATTATCACTCCTGGTCAAGGGCTATGATCTTAGCTCTCACTGCTAAGAAGAAGATAGGGTTCATCAATGGTAGAATCCCTATGCCCGATCTAGAATCTCCTCTCTATGAAGATTGGCAAAGCTGCAATACGATGGTACTTTCTTGGCTTATCAACTCAATGCATGTTGATGTATCCAGTAATATAATCTACTGTGAAACTACTAGAGATATGTGGTTAgaattgaaaaacttgttttcacAAGGCAATGGTCCCAAAATCTATaatcttcaaaaggaaatttCACACATCACTCAGAATCAGTTGTCTGTGACTGAGTATTTCTCGAAATTTAAGAGATTATGA
- the LOC115991108 gene encoding chaperonin CPN60-like 2, mitochondrial has product MATSHMYHNLQSYWCCSTLALLSSTSLSRCILKYGAKGISFNNDTIILHGGGDKKLIEERCAEAPAFTIASNAGFDGALFIGRLLEQDNHNLGFDAAKGVYVDMVEERIIDPLKVVRTALVDGLTLPDLSSLWHV; this is encoded by the exons ATGGCTACAAGCCACATGTATCATAATCTCCAAAGCTAT TGGTGCTGTTCCACTCTTGCATTGCTGTCCTCCACTAGTCTCAGCAGATGCATCCTCAAGTATGGAGCAAAGGGCATTAGTTTTAACAATGACACAATAATTCTACATGGGGGTGGGGATAAGAAGCTGATTGAGGAAAGATGTGCAGAG GCACCTGCATTCACAATAGCCTCAAATGCTGGTTTTGATGGTGCACTGTTTATTGGCAGATTGTTGGAACAAGATAATCATAATTTGGGTTTTGATGCTGCTAaag GTGTATATGTTGACATGGTGGAGGAGAGAATCATAGATCCTCTCAAAGTGGTTAGAACGGCTTTAGTTGACGGCTTGACGCTACCAG ATTTGAGCTCTCTGTGGCATGTATGA